GCTTCTAGTTTCTCAGTAGATTTGGCAAATAGACTGTTTTTAATGGTCTTTGTACTTCAGATTTTAAACCTGATATTTTACTTAGGACTGTGTATATAACTGCAGTTATTTCATATTTCTGTGGAGTATGCATTTAAGAATCGTGTAAGTTTCTGGCCTTTAAAAGCAGAGCACAGTTGTATTCATTACTgagctattttattttgaaagtagaaaaataaagcttAATTTGAGCACCGAAACACTTAAGGTAAACATGGCTAGGTCAGAGAGCGGTTAGCCCTTCTTTAGTTATAGATGCTAATAGTTACCATGGTTGCCccagaaataatttgaaatgtaaaatatttctttaattcttgaatggcttttcagggaaaaaaaaattacactgtgAAAGTACTCAGATCTTTTACTAAGTGTTTGATGGACCGAGGAGGGCACAAATGATAGGAAATCACTTCTGTTTTAAAAGGTTGAGGACAAGAGATTCTGTGGAGGTGCCTAGTTTTGTGGtattttttctgtttgaaaaCAAACTCTTGATTCTCCCTCCACTTAAATCAGAATGATAACATGGGTTAGGTTTGCTGCTTGGATAGGTGGCTCATGAAACTAGATAAAATTGGGGTTCTgatctttttaaatacttataaCTAATTAACCAGCTTGTTATGGTCTCTGCAGTCTTTGCATTAACACTGTGCCAGTGTTGTTGACTCACAGATGTTGTCTATGCATATGTGAAACCACAGTGAATTTCTTGCCTTTGAAAAGACTACTTTGAAAAAGTGTGAAGGGTGGAATACTTGTTCAAACCTATATGATCCAGTCTGGCATCCCCAGATAGTAAAGAGATCTGTAACAAATGAATATagttcaaggggtgcctggatggctcactgggttaagcctctgccttcggctcaggtcgtgatcccggggtcctgggattgagcccagcatctgggctctctgctcggcagggagcctgcttcccttcctctctctctgcctgcctctgcctacttgtgatctctctctgtcaaataaataaataaaatcttttaaaaaaatgaatatagttCAAGAGattcatctttaattttattgctCAGCTTAACCAATGTTTCTCAACTTCCAAAACACACCTGGGAAATGTGATCTATCAATATCAGTCTTGTAGCAAAGACTCTTAATAGGAATTGCCCCCTGGATTTTGAGGGGCTATGGTGGGTTATATGGGACTTGTATAATTTGCATGTAACCCCAAAGGTATTCTTATCTGCCTACCTTCCCTCTTAGTTAATGTCTTGCCACAaagttttaagagatttttatcaaatttatttgttgaattaatcaaGCCCTGGCATTTTCCAAGTTTCTTAGAGAtgctgaagttttattttattttttattttttttaagactttatttatttatttgacagagatcacaagtaggcagagagggggaagcaggttccatgctgagcaaagagcccgatgcccGGCtgtatcccagaaccctgagatcatgacctgagcggaagatagaggctcaacccactgagacacatAGGCACCCCGAGAtcctgaagtttaaaaaaaaaaaaaaattctacccctTATTCTgtaccagtttttcttttttacattgttttatgACAATATAGCCACAATATGTGACAACATGTAGATTGTGacccaaacaaatgaataataataagaaatgaaGCAGTTAGTTTTAAGACTAAACAATACTTTTTCTGGTATTTATTTTGGGCATTTTGATTAGAATTTTGCAGTATGCCAGATTGTGTGATCTTTTTTTGTGATGGTAGGCTTATTTTGGTTagtagtgggtttttttgtttgtttaagaatttatttatcggagatcacaagtagggagagaggcaggctggggggggggagaagcaggctccctgcttagcagagagcccctcGAGGcacttgaccccaggatcctgacatcatgaccctagccgaaggcagaggctcagcccactgagctacccaggcaccccagtagtaGTTTTTAACCTTCCAGCACTAGAAGAACCACTCCTAATATGCTTGTAGTTTGTCTTAAGGTTATAACttactttcctccttcctttaaaaaatcataagtcATTAGTTTTTGTTAAATATCATAGGCAGATTTTACCCTGAAATGAACTAGTGCTTTGCAACATTTTGATAATAGTATATTATAATCTTTCCATTAATAAATCTTTTAGGTTTGACTTAATTTTCAGTTTCTAGGTCTATTCATGTACCTGGTTTTTCTCAACattattaaaaatctaaatatttgcTTCAGAAGTCCCTTGTTCAGGCTTTTATTAAACCTCATTTGAGTTCCAGATAGTGGTTAACCAAAGAGTTTCTCAAGGAACTGATAGAGCCACCACTGTGGATGCTTTATTAGCTAGCTAAACTTGAATAAAAATACTGTAATCTTTATGCTTTATCGGTGCTATCTATTTTAATTCCTTGTGGACATTCATCTGCCTAAGCATTATATCCACCTTTGGCAGCACAAGTTTTGAAATTGATTTACTAATCACTTAAAGTGATTGTTTTCTTTAAGCTGAGAGTTGAAGCTTATTTATTGGTTGTTTCTGAAATTGTCTTAGTATATGATGTATATTCTAACTTTGGTTTagcattcattttcatttccattaatGTTAATTCTTAGAACACTGCCTCCAAAATTCAAACTAAATgttagagggggagggaggatctGGAAGAAttgatttgttttgcttcttaaaaaaaaaaaaaatgtatatatatgtgtgtatatatatatatattatatatgtatatatatagtgtatatatatataacatatattgttGAACTGATCTAGTAATTGAAAAATAGGATGTAGAGTGGAGGGATGCCAGGgtagtgcagttggttaagtgtccgactcttggctttgcccccccccccccgccttgctAACATAtataactaaatcttaaaaaggaaagaagaatgtaGGGTGGAATTTGAAAAATAGCAGAAAGCTAGGTTTTCAAACATTACTGTTCCTAAACTTTGCCTTGTTATAGAGAATTGCCTTGTTCCTGTTACTAAAATACAATTCTCTGAAAGAAAAACTTTCTAAGTGGTATAATTGCTTAAAAGTACATGAAGTTTTAGGTTGACATGACAGAACAGGGGAACCTGATGTTCACTCTAACAGCCATCCTTGGCCCAAGGTGAAATGGTACATTATCAGAGGCTGTTACTGTTGTAATCAGTCCTGTATGTGTGGCAGTGCTGACCTACCAATTCAGAATAACTCCCCTTTTTAAAACATTAGTAAAACATTTCTAGTTAGATACAGATGCCTGTCCTAAGAGGAGGCAGTTTAGAGACGTTGAAGTATCCCttacataaatatttgaatgtaacatgaagatttttaaataattattctcaCCAATGATCACAGTTTTAGGGCTCTGGGTAGATGAGAGTTATGCACTGCTTTGGTTACTATTGTTTTATTAGACTTTGAATTTTCAGGGTATCAAGTGTCAGTAATACTTAGTAGTAATCCCTCTATTCTgacattctgatttttaaaaaccagctttCCTCCTTGTGGATTTACTGTAATTTAGGTACTCGTGGAATATCAGCTAGGTACGGTAGTAATACAATACTGGGGAGGGCAGTAGATGTTGAGCGTAAGCCCTGACATCAGACTTGGCTCTGCCTTGTTCAAGTTGTGTGACCTTTCAGAAGACACTGAAACAAAGCCACATTTTTATCTATACAATAAAGCACATGATGACAGTAATACTGCCTCCTAGGaaggttgtgaggattaagagaGAACATTTCCTATCCCTGAGTGCTGAAGAAAGTCACAGTGGGGCACCCTCAAATGGGACATTTTATGTTGTCCAGCAGTCCTGTCATTTCAATGAATAACCATGCCTTCAACTTCATGAATAAAATAGAAGCCATCTAATGGCAGCTTCTTCATTTTTCCCAGTACCAATACCACCAATATTTATGCCTATCCTGCTTTCCTTTTAATATCACTAAGGACGTTTAAATGAGCACTTTACACAGTAAGAGAAAGCTTCCTCTTCTCCGAGGGAAACCTACCttcttgattatttttctctttcaactgGACCTTTGCTTGTGGCTTTAAGTATTGTCAAGATTTCCattgtaaaataatgaaacatcCTTGTTTTCCTCCAGCAGTCATCCAGATTCTTCCACttgaaaaacaaattcagaaagcTTTCAAATAGCTCTTGTCAAGTCACCAGTGATTTCCTTGCCTTATCATCAATCCTCATCTTGTTCACCTTTCTTACAGCATTTATACTGTTCTCCCACtcacttctttttaaataactttttttccatCTGTGACAACACTTCACTTTTGATTGCTGTTTTCATCTGCCCATTAAACTTAGGAGTAGCTTAGGTTCTAGTTTCAGCTGCACTCCTCTCTAGCCTAATTGCTCCATAAGCAATCACATGCATGCTACTGACTTTGTTTTTCACTTACAGATGAAGTTCTAATTGTATATTTATTCAGATCACTCCTCTCTGTTCCGGTCATGGTGAATTGGACCTTTcattgttttatctttcttttttttttttttaagattttatttatttatttgacagagagagagatatcacaagtaggcagagagaggaagggaagcaggctccctgcctagcggagagcccgatgtggggctcattgattccaggactctgggatcatgacctgagcggaaggtagaggctttaacccacactgagccacccaggtgcccctattgtttTACCTTTCCAGAAGCCATTGCTTCCCCCAGAAGTCAGGATTTTTGTGGAATGTGTTGACTTTTAAATATTCACAGCTAATTTATACACTATAGGGGTTAAACAAAAGATGTCTGTGGACTTCCAGTCACTGGCTTCTGGTATGAAAGGTAGTcttaattgccttttttttttttttttgagattttatttatttatttgacagacagagatcacaagtaggcagagaggcaggcagagagagaggaggaagcaggctccctgctgagcagagagcccgatgcgggactcgatcccaggaccctgagatcgtgacctgagctgaaggcagcagcttaacccactgagccacccaggcgcccttaattgtgcttttttaaaagcagatgtAATAGAAAAGTAAATGCATTTGTTCACTGTCAATGACATAACatgaatttcatattttaaggaagatgttttaggaaaaatgaatatatatttcatgtaatgagtaagtttattttgatttagaATCAAGTTTAAATTGTTTATAGAGTATTTTCTTGCTAGAGAGGGGCATGTCTAATTTTGAACTACGGAAGCCATGCGGGTTACGATGGCAAATATTTTTGTACTTGAAATAGTCTGCTGttactgctttctttcttccttccatttcccaGAATGTCCGATAATGAATAAACCAACCACTTCCACTTTTTGATTGTCATAGTGCGGGAGTTATTATTTGAAGGAGGGGATAGAATCATGAATGCCCATAGTTCCTAGGCAAGTAATGAAAATGAGTGAAGTAAACTGCATGGGAATTCATGAATTCCAACATTGCTACTGATCTGCAGCATCGCCTGGAAACACAGTGGAAGTGCAGAATTTCAGGCTCCATCCCTCATTGTCTACAGTTTAAGAGTCCCTGGGTGATGTTGTATGCTTTAAAGTTTTAGAAGCATTTGAGAATTTCTGCCTGAAAGATAGCAGCCATTGTTCAGCTGAATTTTGTACATAGTCCAGTTTTCCTCTCTTAACAGTAGCAGAAATCTTTTAACTAAAATCATgaactttttaaatgttggcataaattcatacttctttttaaaaagaagcttatTCAGGCCAGACATGTCTTTGGGCTCAATTTACCTTGTGTATCATCAGTTTGCAATCTCTGGTTTCCAGGTAAACTATAAATATAGCttacgcgcgtgtgtgtgtgtgtgtgtgtgtgtggcttttaATAAGTAGTTGTAGGAGATGGCTTTGTTCTTCATCCTGATTGTGGTGCCCTAGAGTCCTCCTCAAGGAATCAGCTATCTGTCCTTCTGGACCTTACCTTGTTGTCAGGGCCATGATTAACTGTAATAGAAGCTGGACTATATGTTTTCTGTAGTATGTATATTTTGGGTTTGGGATGGTTcaatttcccctttctcttccctgtttACTGCTTTTTTGGTTTTCCTAGATTGTAAGCTATTTGGGAAGATACTTAAAGATAGTAAAGAGTTAAACAATAAAAGCAACAAAGTTAATATAGCCCTTTAAAATCTGATGTAATAGAAAATAGAGGTATGAAACAATAATTATTGGATATCAGGGAGGAACCTCCTGCTGCATGAGAGTTGTTGGACTCCATGCGTTAGTGACTCCCATTGTGCAgttaatttgtaaaatttataCTTAGACCTGCAGCGTTTTAACAGATTGAGTCATCTATTTCAAGTAAGTAATCATTGGCTATTATAGTACCAGTGAAATAATAGAATTTGACCTGTAGTGattatgatttttcttcctcttatggGAGATAAATGAATGCCTCTTTAcagtaaaatattatatattgtaagCTTAGAATCTAAGTTGCTTCTGAAGCATTGTAGATAATACTCTAATGTTGATATAATTGTGTGCAGGTATATTATGCTTATTAGGATCCATGTTAAtccaaatagaaattaaaactctAGATATAATTTGACAGTCTTGTGTTAAAATTTGGTTCCAGGTCCCTTTGATGTAGTAGTAAttttaaagtgaattaaaaatgCCATCAACTCATTCTTTTTAGTTAGGTAGCTCTTGGCTGAGTAAGAACATTGTCCTTAAGATTCCTTCAAGGAGAACATAAGAACTGTTTTAGATTTCTGGACAGATAGcctggaaaataatttatttataaagatgggCCTCCATAGCAGCTTTTAATTGTGTACGTTTTAATTTCTAAAGTAGACATGGCAGTATCTAGTATGTAGTTCAGAAATCTAGATTTGGTTTGTTACTTTATTTGGGGCAGTTccttatttttatgtgttaatgGCTCCTGCAGGTTTTCAGTACTTAATGTGTACAGGTTTTCCATTGCATTTGTGTCCATGCCTAAAACTGATGATCTTtaatgattaattaatttttaaaaaatattttatttgtcagagagagaggacacaagcagggagagcagcaggcggagggagaagcaggctctccctgctGTGAGctcaggagcccaatgcagacgctggactctgtcccaggactctgggatcatgacctgagccaaaagcagatgcttacccgactgagccactcaggtgtccctattttatttttaatcccacTGTTTGAGTTATCTTTCTAGATGAagtttcacttcattttttttcaaagatactcCATAAAGAAATGGGATGTAAGGTACAAAAATGTCTTCTTATATTCCTCAACTTAAAACTGTTAATGAGACCTATTATCTTTGATTTACTAATTATGTCAGTAGGAAAAAGGCAAGTCTGTGCAGGTCTGGAGCAGAAGTTTAGTTTCACATgtcacagatctttttttttttttttaaagatcttatttatttgacacagagagagatcacaagtaggcagagagggggaaacagactctgTTCaactgctcaacagagagcctgatgtggggcttgatcccaggaccctgagatcatgaacgaaggcagaggcttaatccactgagccacccaggcacccccatgtcacagatttttagatattttatggaCTAGATTCTAGAAAGGCATTTGCTTCTAATTCCGTATTCTTCCCTTTGCTCTGAGTTTCATCTTGTTGCTGTTTCTCTTAGCTGTGTCAACTGTTATTAATCCCATCAACTGCTTTCTTCTGTTTGTATTGACCTTATTGTGCCCAGGCTTGCTTAGTAATCAGTGGCAACCAAGAAGAATAAAACAGTTTGGGAGTAGGCTTAATGTTACCACAAGGCcagactttttcttttcacatttaccTAGGtactttgctgtttttgtttctttttttaaacattccaaAGGAATAAGTGCTGGCTCATTGATAATCTCTCACCTGTTAAGGAGAATTTTATTGGCAATCTTAATGGCATTTGCTAGGTACAGGAATGAAAATGCCTACAGAATTTGTCACAGAATTTGTTGGTACTTTCATGTAGACCTAGTACAGTGGAAGAAAGTCTTATAGTATTTTATGGTAAAAGGAGGATATAGTTTTTAGGATTCTGAAAAGGGATAAAACAGGCATTTGTGGTGTAGTTTGTTATGACGGTAACTGTGTATTTTGCTCTGAATTTGTTACAGATTCAGTCTATGCACATAAACCAAATAGGAAGGTTGCATTATTAAAACTGGAATGTACAACTGATGTATAAATGAAGCTTCATTTCACTTTCTCTTTAATGGAGCATAAATTGTGTTGGCAACACCGTGTCAGATACTTCATGTACTTGGGATAAAAATGTCACTTTCCAGTTTGATTAGAGATGGCTAGATTTAAGTAGTTTAAGACTAAGTAGACGTAAGAACTTTATTGATGAACAGCAGAAGACTTTTATCCAGCTGGCATAAGAAGCAACTTCAGTCAGCCAGGTATCTAGGTTGAGTTTAGAATGTAACTTGTGGAaaatttcttgaattttcttggaaaaagaaaattttccaaggaaaaagaagaaaaaaaaatttcttgggaatttatctaagaaaaatgacatttatcTGATTGATGTCCCCTCAGagccttctctctcaaaacccaTAGAAGTTCTTCTTACTAGACAAACAATATGacgggagaaaagagaagagaattaaatatatatgtaaggaAACCACcagtattaaattttttttttgaggattagTTTCATCTTACATAAATTTTTAGCCTGCAGCTGAGTTTTcaggtcattttaaaattaacatattataGAATTGATTGCTAAAATTAGACTCcattatatttataaatcatttttttgcCTGATCATTTTTGCTTAATTTTGCTTTGGATTGGGATTAATAAATATAGGATGTGGTTTCACATGGATAATCTTGTCTAGGAGATGGTGGTGAGAAAGTCTGTTTCAAGGGAAATACATTTGAATCTCAAGGAGGGATTTTCTAGAGAGTCTAAATGGTAACTGTTTTGACTTAGAACTCTCTTTAAAATGAACCATACTCACCTAAAGGATATGCTTGATAGGATTTTACTGGTTTGGATGATCGTGGTCGAAGATAATGGCACTGTGGTTATAGTGGTCCTTAGTGAGTACCTGTTATGTACCAATCCCTTTACATGGGCTGTAAAAGAGTCAGAACAAAACTTTTTGCTGTTAATACTGTAATAGTCACTGGTTCTGCTGAGTTTAATATTAATGGCCATGACAAATTTAATGTatgataatttattatttccCACCCACTCTGTCATTTTGTTGACCTACTTGCTGTCAGTTCTGACTGGTTTGTGcttgtatatatacatagtgCTCCCCACTTCTAATTATTTATGGTTTTTGAGAAGACTGTTTAACAGTTCTGTGTGCTGAGTAAGGGGCCTTTGAATTTGGGATTTTTAAGAATCTGAATGAACTAAAGTAAACTAGAAGTTCACAAGACTCCCTTATCTTTACATTTAATGAAAAGCTTAAATTTATCTTTTGCTAATCAGTGCTGAGAAAGAATGGTGTTACAGAATAGCTGAGTTCCGGGTGGTGTGTATGTGCTGTTTCTGAATGAGTTCCCCCATTAATGTTGAAACAAATTCTTTGAGAGCATCAGTTTTCTGGATATTACTTGAAGAGAGTATGTTCAGTGAATTAATTGTACTAAGTAATTGTTGGATAcccatcctttttaaaaaattcatggtttttttcttgccccaatttttttttctagaacaaaTTCTGTACAACATAAAACAAGAGTATAAACGCATGCAGAAGAGAAGACATTTAGAAACTAGTTTCCAACAGACAGATCCATGTTGTACTTCTGAGGCACAACCACATGCATTTCTCCTCAGTGGACCAGCTTCACCAGGTAATAAGAAACTTAATAAGTGAAAGGAAATGTTATTTCATATGGGAAAAGGTGATTAAAGTTGTTTTTAATCACTCAAGCTTCTGTTTCTCCccattggtttttaaaaaatatttataaaataattcatgatCTCTTAGAATATGGCACAAATTAAGTACTTGGTACCTGGAATCTTACTAATCAGAGATGTCCACCTGGATATAATATTCCCCTAGTGGACTTCCCCATAAGTGATATGACTTGTAgccttcattaaagaaaaaaatactaacaatatACCATGTATTTCTCTGTTAAGTATTGATCTACCTTGCCATGATTGAATACTATGCTATTTTACGGACTTCCCATAATTATTTAACCATTAATGAAGATAATCAGACTGAATTTCTGGTATTAAAAGCATTTACAAAAATGTCCGTGTACATGTACCCTCACACACTTGTTGTATTAGGATAGATTCTCAGAGGTGAAAAGTGGCTCTTATCTTCAgtaaaattctcagcaaaataggTTTCTTGTGATCAAAGTTGCCtactctcctcctcttccctcccaacAGGGATAAGAAAACCTGGCAGAATAGATAAACATTCAGGGGCTGCTGGCTGTCTCAGCAGGTGGAGCATTCACCTCTTGCGAGCTCCATGTTCGGggtagagtttatttaaaaaaaactcacacACACGCAACATTCAGAAGCTATAAAATAGTCAAAATTAGATTAGAAGACGTATAATTGTTCAAAACTAAATTCTGCAGTACTTACGGGTGAAATGTTAGGGGAGGTGAGAGAAGAGACTTGACTTAAATCAGCAGGAAACTGAAGTTCATCATCATTCTTTTAGTCCGTTTACTTCGATCAATTAACTGGCAGCCACAACTAACAAAGCTAGGAATTTGAAAGTAAAGATAGCCTTTATAGTTCTAGATTAAAGCTGGTGTACTTTATCTTGTGATAGCTCTAACAAGCATAATTAATGGTCCCAGCCAGGTAGGTTTcaaaaaacaagtgaaaagaggaaaatggatAGATACACATAGTAGGACTATTGATAGCAAATATGTGTATTTGagtttgtataaaaatatttgcagCATTGTTAAAATGGATACGTGATGTCATAATCCTGAGTTCTCAAAACATTAATTTCTCAgatattcttttcaataaatgaagaatgatgtttttggaaaatcagagtcCTTTAGTACTTTAAGAGGAATGCATTCTGAAGAAATCTTTTATATCAAGTATCACTGTCTGATTATGATGTGGCTGTTTGATTAATAATCTTTAAGGACTCTGAACCATAACATTTAATGTTGAATATTAGGAACATATTCTCGGTATTTATTTTTACCAAGCAGTCTTCTAGCTGTtatcattaattaaaaaacaaaaacttccttaAGTTTTGTATCTTGTACTTTTCTCCAGTCATCTTCAGACTTTTTACCTTATAATTTGATCACGTACATTTTGCTTTGTTTAGATTTCTAGAGTTGTAAGCTGCTGATAGGTCTAAATCTGTTTTAAGACTACTGATAGAAAATGCTTTTATGAACACTGGAAAGATCCAAATGAAACATCTTTGGTTAGAAGGTACTTTTTATGATGGCTCTAAATCCTGTGCTTTTTCTGTTCATGTTTTACATAGGGACTTCATCTGCAGCATCCtccccattaaaaaaagaacagcccTTATTCACTCTACGGCAGGTTGGGATGATCTGTGAACGTTTGTTGAAAGAACGTGAAGAGAAAGTTCGAGAAGAGTATGAAGAAATATTGAACACAAAACTTGCAGGTATGAGATGAGCTTATTTTGGATTCTTCCAGAAGCTCACTGTAAGAAATGTATTATATTCCACGGTCCTTAATGTCAAATCATTACCTTTTCTATCCACTGGTTAAAGTATGTTTTCTAAGAACCAGTTGAATTTCAgttcaagaaaggaaatgaacCTTCCTGTAGCTCCTGGTCCTTCTTAGTGACCTCAAGAAATACTATTAGTTAACCTTGTAGATCAGCAACAGTATTAATGTGAAATGGATTTTTCCTTTGATATTCCGTGCTAAAAGCTTGACTTTGGCTACTtacctcagttttgttttggatttttagaCTGTATCTTTCATGGTAACTTTCCCATCAGCCTAGACACATTTAttgtatatggtcaattaattagGATTTTTATTCCCAATTTTTTAAGCCagacactactgggtattgataAGTATAAGCTTTATTCTAAGTTGTTAAATGAAGGTGCTAATATAGGCAAGGGAATTTGCTTAGTTATGTAACATCTTTTACTGTGACATCTCATTAGGTTACCATGTGGATGGTTTTAGACATACTTTGTTAAGCTTTTGTTTTCCCGTTTCCTCTAATTGCAGGAAACTGCCATTCATAGATCACTTAAACTTTCAGAGTAGAAAGATACCTTTTTATTtcaaatcctttatttttaataggttaAGAAAAGGTTAAGAGGGCCAATCTATACATGAGATAATGTGATTTGGACTAAAATGCAGATTTTCTGACCAAGTTCTGCTCTTTCTGGTAgcactactattattattatttctgaggTTAGGTGTCTGATTCAGAGGACCAACTTATTCGTTTCACTGTACATACTAGATTTTTCAGTTTATCTAGCTCTAATATACTGGAGAGTATATTTTGCAAATCATGTCATTGATATGTACCTTTATTTATAGAACAATATGATGCATTTGTGAAGTTTACGCATGATCAAATAATGCGACGATATGGAGAACAGCCTGCTAGTTGTaagtatttcatctttttaaaaaaattttttattttt
This genomic interval from Neovison vison isolate M4711 chromosome 1, ASM_NN_V1, whole genome shotgun sequence contains the following:
- the AKIRIN2 gene encoding akirin-2, which codes for MACGATLKRTLDFDPLLSPASPKRRRCAPLSAPTSAAASPSSAAAATAASFSAAAASPQKYLRMEPSPFGDVSSRLTTEQILYNIKQEYKRMQKRRHLETSFQQTDPCCTSEAQPHAFLLSGPASPGTSSAASSPLKKEQPLFTLRQVGMICERLLKEREEKVREEYEEILNTKLAEQYDAFVKFTHDQIMRRYGEQPASYVS